In Oryza glaberrima chromosome 8, OglaRS2, whole genome shotgun sequence, the following are encoded in one genomic region:
- the LOC127782305 gene encoding transmembrane 9 superfamily member 12-like, whose protein sequence is MAGALHISCSPAPLLWALLLLTVSPGNAFYLPGSYMHTYSQGEEIWAKVNSLTSIETEMPFSYYSLPYCRPQGGIKKSAENLGELLMGDQIDNSPYRFRVNVNESLYLCTTKGLNENDAKLLKQRTRDLYQVNMMLDNLPVMRFTEQNGITVQWTGFPVGYTPAGISEDYIINHLKFKVLVHEYEGRNVEIIGTGEEGSGVISEFDKKGMSGYQIVGFEVVPCSVKRDAEAFSKSNMYDSIEPVSCPMELQKSQVIRQQERITFTYDVEFVKSDIKWPSRWDAYLKMEAGAKVHWFSIMNSLMVILFLAGIVFVIFLRTVRRDLTRYEELDKEAQAQMNEELSGWKLVVGDVFREPTCPKLLCVMIGDGVQILGMAIVTIIFSTLGFMSPASRGMLLTGMIILYLFLGIAAGYVSVRLWKTIKGTSEGWRSVSWLTACFFPGVLFMVLTVLNFVLWGSKSTGALPISLFFALLAMWFCISVPLTLVGGFVGTRSAQIEFPVRTNQIPREIPARKYPSWLLVLGAGTLPFGTLFIELFFILSSIWLGRFYYVFGFLLIVLVLLVIVCAEVSVVLTYMNLCVEDWRWWWKAFFASGSVAIYVFLYSINYLVFDLRSLSGPVSAMLYLGYSFLMAFAIMLATGTIGFLTSFSFVHYLFSSVKID, encoded by the coding sequence ATGGCTGGGGCTCTGCATATTTCTTGTTCTCCCGCTCCATTATTGTGGGCTCTTCTGTTGCTGACTGTGTCACCAGGCAATGCATTCTACTTGCCTGGCAGCTACATGCACACATACTCCCAAGGTGAGGAAATATGGGCCAAGGTGAACTCCCTTACGTCCATCGAGACAGAGATGCCATTCAGCTACTACAGCCTGCCATACTGCCGGCCCCAAGGCGGCATTAAGAAGAGCGCTGAGAACCTCGGTGAACTTCTCATGGGTGATCAGATAGACAATTCACCCTACAGGTTCCGTGTGAATGTTAACGAGTCCCTCTACCTCTGCACCACAAAAGGGCTTAATGAGAATGATGCAAAGCTCCTCAAGCAGCGCACACGTGACCTCTACCAGGTTAACATGATGCTGGATAATTTGCCTGTCATGCGTTTTACTGAGCAGAATGGTATCACTGTACAGTGGACTGGCTTTCCTGTTGGTTACACTCCAGCTGGAATCTCGGAAGATTACATCATTAACCATTTAAAGTTTAAGGTGTTGGTCCATGAGTACGAGGGCAGGAATGTGGAGATCATTGGCACTGGGGAAGAAGGATCTGGTGTCATCTCGGAATTTGACAAGAAGGGGATGTCTGGGTATCAGATTGTTGGTTTTGAGGTTGTGCCTTGCAGTGTGAAGCGTGATGCCGAGGCTTTCTCCAAGAGTAACATGTATGACAGCATTGAACCTGTGAGCTGCCCAATGGAGCTTCAGAAGTCTCAGGTGATCAGGCAACAGGAGAGGATCACTTTCACTTATGACGTTGAATTTGTGAAGAGTGACATCAAGTGGCCATCTAGGTGGGATGCTTATCTGAAGATGGAGGCAGGTGCTAAAGTCCACTGGTTCTCCATTATGAACTCCCTAATGGTGATCCTGTTCTTGGCTGGTATTGTCTTTGTTATATTCTTGAGAACTGTCAGGAGGGACTTGACGAGGTATGAAGAACTCGACAAGGAGGCGCAGGCACAGATGAATGAGGAGCTATCTGGGTGGAAGCTTGTTGTGGGAGATGTATTCAGAGAGCCAACTTGCCCTAAGCTGCTGTGTGTCATGATTGGTGATGGTGTTCAGATTTTGGGCATGGCAATAGTAACAATTATTTTCTCCACACTTGGGTTCATGTCTCCAGCATCAAGAGGAATGCTTCTCACTGGGATGatcattctctatcttttcCTTGGTATTGCAGCTGGATATGTCAGTGTGCGGCTGTGGAAGACTATTAAGGGCACATCTGAAGGGTGGAGATCAGTGTCCTGGTTAACTGCCTGCTTCTTCCCTGGTGTCTTGTTCATGGTCCTTACTGTCTTAAACTTCGTCTTATGGGGAAGCAAGAGCACTGGAGCTTTACCTATCTCACTATTTTTCGCCCTTTTAGCTATGTGGTTCTGCATATCTGTGCCGTTAACTCTTGTTGGTGGCTTTGTTGGTACAAGATCAGCGCAGATAGAGTTTCCTGTCCGTACCAACCAGATCCCGAGAGAGATCCCTGCACGGAAATACCCATCATGGCTTCTTGTCCTTGGTGCAGGAACACTGCCATTCGGAACCCTGTTCATTGAGCTCTTCTTTATTCTGTCAAGCATTTGGCTTGGAAGGTTCTACTATGTGTTTGGCTTTCTGCTGATTGTCCTTGTGCTGCTTGTCATTGTCTGCGCTGAGGTCTCTGTTGTTCTGACATACATGAACCTCTGCGTGGAGGactggaggtggtggtggaaagCTTTCTTTGCCTCAGGATCTGTTGCAATCTATGTGTTCCTCTACTCCATCAACTACTTGGTATTTGACCTCAGAAGCCTGAGCGGGCCTGTCTCTGCCATGCTTTACCTTGGTTACTCATTCCTCATGGCATTTGCAATCATGCTGGCCACTGGAACCATTGGATTTTTGACATCATTCTCCTTCGTGCACTATCTGTTCTCATCCGTGAAGATCGATTGA
- the LOC127781648 gene encoding BURP domain-containing protein 13 isoform X2: protein MARFFLLLVAVAAAAAVLSLGDAAPSTAEVFWRAVLPESPLPDAFLRLLRPDTSFIVGKAEAAGGAARTGFPFDYTDYRGSDSPTTASGLDLAGDFGEPAPFGYDYSAQGEGGGAAAAGEQVLAVDAGFNYDKYVGARKLRGGSSTAGGEDDDEPFGYDYKAPSSGSGTAASTTARGVGTGSTTTVFFHEEAVRVGERLPFYFPAAATSALGFLPRRVADSIPFTAAALPAVLALFGVAPDTAEAAGMRETLRTCEWPTLAGESKFCATSLEALVEGAMAALGTRDIAALASTLPRGGAPLQAYAVRAVLPVEGAGFVACHDQAYPYTVYRCHTTGPARAYMVEMEGDSGGDGGEAVTVATVCHTDTSRWNPEHVSFKLLGTKPGGSPVCHLMPYGHIVWAKNVKSSTA, encoded by the exons CTGGGCGAcgcggcgccgtcgacggccgAGGTGTTCTGGCGCGCCGTGCTGCCGGAATCCCCGTTGCCGGACgccttcctccgcctcctccgccctg ACACCAGCTTCATCGTCGGCAAagcggaggcggccggtggcgcggcgcggacCGGATTCCCCTTCGATTACACTGACTACAGGGGATCTGAttctccgacgacggcgagtgGTTTGGACCTCGCCGGTGACTTCGGCGAGCCGGCGCCTTTCGGCTACGACTACAGTGCAcagggcgaaggcggcggcgccgccgccgcgggagagcAGGTTCTTGCCGTCGACGCGGGCTTCAACTACGACAAATACGTCGGCGCGAGGAAGCTCCGTGGCGGCAGCAGCACCGCCGGCGGAGAGGATGATGACGAGCCTTTCGGGTACGACTACAAGGCgccgagcagcggcagcggcaccgcggcgtcgacgacggcgcgaGGCGTCGGCACGGGCTCCACGACGACGGTGTTCTTCCACGAGGAGGCGGTGCGCGTCGGCGAGAGGCTCCCGTTCTacttcccggcggcggcgacgtcggcgctgGGCTtcctgccgcgccgcgtcgcggaCTCCATCCCGTTCACGGCGGCCGCGCTGCCGGCCGTCCTCGCGCTGTTCGGCGTCGCGCCGGACACCGCCGAGGCGGCCGGCATGAGGGAGACGCTGCGCACGTGCGAGTGGCCGACCCTCGCCGGCGAGTCCAAGTTCTGTGCCACGTCGCTGGAGGCCCTGGTGGAGGGCGCCATGGCGGCGCTCGGGACACGCGACATCGCCGCGCTGGCGTCGACGctgccccgcggcggcgcgccgctgcAGGCGTACGCCGTCCGCGCCGTGCTCCCCGTCGAGGGCGCCGGCTTCGTGGCGTGCCACGACCAGGCGTACCCGTACACCGTGTACCGCTGCCACACCACCGGCCCGGCCAGAGCTTACATGGTGGAGATGGaaggcgacagcggcggcgatggcggcgaggcggtgaccGTGGCCACCGTGTGCCACACCGACACGTCGCGGTGGAACCCGGAGCACGTCTCGTTCAAGCTCCTCGGCACCAAGCCCGGCGGCTCGCCGGTGTGCCACCTCATGCCGTACGGGCACATCGTCTGGGCCAAGAACGTGAAGAGCTCGACGGCGTAG
- the LOC127782360 gene encoding phosphatidylinositol/phosphatidylcholine transfer protein SFH6-like, which produces MSVIHAEDIEISLCDGNSEDERRRRRIGSNLRRKAIHAIKKRGRRRVDCRFPPAISIEDVRDAEEERAVAAFHDRLAAHGLLPDKHDDYHMMLRFLKARKFDIDRAMQMWADMLKWREEFGADTILQDFDFHELDEVLRYYPQGYHGVDREGRPVYIERLGKVDPNKLMQITSVDRYIKYHVQEFERAFRERFPACTLAAKRHIDSTTTILDVQGVGFKNFSKTARELINRMQKIDSDYYPETLHQMFVVNAGSGFKLIWNSVKGFLDPKTSSKIHVLGSNYQSRLLEVIDSSELPDFLGGSCSCSDKGGCLGSNKGPWNDPFILKLIHNLEAGCVREIKPVSDGEERSSSSLRLEQLKWQGMISDISNAESGSDVDDFGSFFQKGVDYGYLTPVHEEVRGTDSLTYYSCDDQTRRDIAPESCKGVQATGMVQNQLPDNRQPSTNRNPHDSGNNGHLDGAFARRSLQNFIQVVVTTFIKLLSFLRLFISRPVRRLENVHSCTVPVPSEEKPEPRSIRDDDMTMCLQRLDSLESLCNHLASRPPEIPREKEHMLLNSFERIKCIEADLERTKRVLHATVVKQKALVETLEAVQESSRARKRLFCS; this is translated from the exons ATGTCAG TGATCCATGCGGAGGACATCGAGATATCGCTGTGCGACGGCAACTCggaggacgagcggcggcggcggaggatcgGGTCCAACCTTCGCCGGAAGGCCATCCACGCGATCAAGaagcgcggccggcggcgcgtcgaCTGCCGCTTCCCGCCGGCCATCTCCATCGAGGACGTCcgcgacgccgaggaggagcgcgccgtcgccgccttccacgaccgcctcgccgcccacgGCCTCCTCCCCGACAAGCATGACGACTACCACATGATGCTGAG GTTCTTGAAGGCCAGGAAGTTTGATATCGACAGGGCAATGCAGATGTGGGCAGACATGCTGAAATGGAGGGAAGAGTTCGGAGCTGACACAATCCTTCAG GATTTTGATTTTCATGAACTGGATGAAGTGCTGCGCTACTACCCTCAGGGCTACCACGGTGTCGACCGGGAGGGCCGCCCAGTGTACATCGAGAGGCTCGGCAAGGTCGACCCGAACAAGCTCATGCAGATCACCTCGGTGGACCGCTACATCAAGTACCATGTTCAGGAGTTTGAGAGGGCCTTCAGGGAGAGGTTTCCTGCCTGCACATTGGCGGCAAAGAGGCACATTgattccaccaccaccatcttgGATGTTCAGGGAGTG GGATTTAAGAATTTCTCAAAGACTGCGAGGGAGCTTATCAACCGAATGCAGAAGATAGACAGTGACTATTACCCTGAG ACATTACATCAAATGTTTGTCGTGAACGCCGGCAGCGGGTTCAAGTTGATCTGGAATAGCGTGAAGGGCTTTCTGGACCCAAAAACTTCATCCAAGATTCAT GTTCTTGGTTCGAATTACCAGAGTAGACTTCTTGAAGTAATTGATTCCAG TGAGTTACCGGACTTCCTCGGTGGGTCATGCTCATGCAGTGACAAGGGTGGTTGTCTTGGGTCGAATAAAGGGCCATGGAATGATCCTTTCATTTTGAAG CTGATACACAATTTGGAGGCTGGTTGCGTCAGAGAGATCAAGCCAGTGTCTGACGGTGAAGAAAGAAGCAGCTCATCCCTTCGGTTGGAGCAGCTGAAG TGGCAGGGCATGATTAGCGACATATCAAATGCTGAGTCAGGGTCAGACGTTGATGATTTTGGTTCTTTCTTTCAGAAAGGTGTTGACTATGGTTACCTCACTCCAGTCCATGAGGAA GTAAGGGGAACAGATTCTTTGACTTACTATAGCTGCGATGACCAGACTCGTCGAGATATAGCTCCTGAATCTTGTAAGGGAGTGCAAGCTACTGGAATGGTGCAGAATCAGCTACCTGATAACAGGCAACCCTCCACAAATCGGAACCCACATGACTCAG GAAACAATGGTCACTTGGATGGTGCATTTGCTCGAAGGAGTTTGCAAAATTTTATTCAAGTTGTTGTCACAACCTTTATCAAGCTACTCTCCTTCCTCCGTCTCTTCATCTCCAGACCAGTGAGGAGGCTCGAGAATGTCCATTCTTGTACCGTACCTGTCCCATCTGAAGAAAAGCCAGAGCCTCGATCTATACGAGATGATGATATGACCATGTGCTTACAACGTCTTGACAGTCTCGAATCTTTGTGTAACCATCTAGCCAGCAGGCCACCAGAGATACCCAGAGAGAAAGAGCATATGTTACTGAACTCTTTTGAGCGGATCAAATGCATTGAGGCTGACCTGGAGAGGACCAAAAGA GTGCTGCATGCAACGGTGGTGAAGCAGAAAGCGCTTGTGGAGACTCTGGAAGCTGTACAGGAGTCATCAAGAGCTAGG AAGAGATTGTTTTGTTCATAG
- the LOC127781648 gene encoding BURP domain-containing protein 13 isoform X1, with amino-acid sequence MARFFLLLVAVAAAAAVLSQLGDAAPSTAEVFWRAVLPESPLPDAFLRLLRPDTSFIVGKAEAAGGAARTGFPFDYTDYRGSDSPTTASGLDLAGDFGEPAPFGYDYSAQGEGGGAAAAGEQVLAVDAGFNYDKYVGARKLRGGSSTAGGEDDDEPFGYDYKAPSSGSGTAASTTARGVGTGSTTTVFFHEEAVRVGERLPFYFPAAATSALGFLPRRVADSIPFTAAALPAVLALFGVAPDTAEAAGMRETLRTCEWPTLAGESKFCATSLEALVEGAMAALGTRDIAALASTLPRGGAPLQAYAVRAVLPVEGAGFVACHDQAYPYTVYRCHTTGPARAYMVEMEGDSGGDGGEAVTVATVCHTDTSRWNPEHVSFKLLGTKPGGSPVCHLMPYGHIVWAKNVKSSTA; translated from the exons CAGCTGGGCGAcgcggcgccgtcgacggccgAGGTGTTCTGGCGCGCCGTGCTGCCGGAATCCCCGTTGCCGGACgccttcctccgcctcctccgccctg ACACCAGCTTCATCGTCGGCAAagcggaggcggccggtggcgcggcgcggacCGGATTCCCCTTCGATTACACTGACTACAGGGGATCTGAttctccgacgacggcgagtgGTTTGGACCTCGCCGGTGACTTCGGCGAGCCGGCGCCTTTCGGCTACGACTACAGTGCAcagggcgaaggcggcggcgccgccgccgcgggagagcAGGTTCTTGCCGTCGACGCGGGCTTCAACTACGACAAATACGTCGGCGCGAGGAAGCTCCGTGGCGGCAGCAGCACCGCCGGCGGAGAGGATGATGACGAGCCTTTCGGGTACGACTACAAGGCgccgagcagcggcagcggcaccgcggcgtcgacgacggcgcgaGGCGTCGGCACGGGCTCCACGACGACGGTGTTCTTCCACGAGGAGGCGGTGCGCGTCGGCGAGAGGCTCCCGTTCTacttcccggcggcggcgacgtcggcgctgGGCTtcctgccgcgccgcgtcgcggaCTCCATCCCGTTCACGGCGGCCGCGCTGCCGGCCGTCCTCGCGCTGTTCGGCGTCGCGCCGGACACCGCCGAGGCGGCCGGCATGAGGGAGACGCTGCGCACGTGCGAGTGGCCGACCCTCGCCGGCGAGTCCAAGTTCTGTGCCACGTCGCTGGAGGCCCTGGTGGAGGGCGCCATGGCGGCGCTCGGGACACGCGACATCGCCGCGCTGGCGTCGACGctgccccgcggcggcgcgccgctgcAGGCGTACGCCGTCCGCGCCGTGCTCCCCGTCGAGGGCGCCGGCTTCGTGGCGTGCCACGACCAGGCGTACCCGTACACCGTGTACCGCTGCCACACCACCGGCCCGGCCAGAGCTTACATGGTGGAGATGGaaggcgacagcggcggcgatggcggcgaggcggtgaccGTGGCCACCGTGTGCCACACCGACACGTCGCGGTGGAACCCGGAGCACGTCTCGTTCAAGCTCCTCGGCACCAAGCCCGGCGGCTCGCCGGTGTGCCACCTCATGCCGTACGGGCACATCGTCTGGGCCAAGAACGTGAAGAGCTCGACGGCGTAG